The following are encoded together in the Janthinobacterium sp. Marseille genome:
- a CDS encoding YggS family pyridoxal phosphate-dependent enzyme, translating into MSVIRQNLQAVRQRITDAANSARRDVHGVELLAVSKTFGAEAVIAAAEAGQGAFGENYLQEALEKIAEVKATRPDLQLEWHFIGPIQSNKTRPIAENFDWVHSVDREKIAQRLSEQRPAHLPPLNICLQVNISGEASKSGVLPSEALAVAQAIAALPRLCLRGLMAIPEAVGDAEQQRAPFRQMHALLEQLRAEGLKLDTLSMGMSGDMDAAIAEGATIVRIGSAIFGTREYAK; encoded by the coding sequence ATGTCTGTAATACGCCAAAACTTGCAAGCTGTGCGTCAGCGGATCACCGACGCCGCGAACAGTGCCCGACGCGATGTCCACGGCGTCGAATTACTGGCCGTATCCAAGACCTTTGGCGCAGAGGCGGTGATTGCCGCAGCCGAGGCCGGGCAGGGCGCATTCGGCGAAAACTACCTGCAGGAAGCACTGGAGAAAATCGCCGAGGTCAAGGCGACACGACCGGATTTGCAACTGGAATGGCATTTTATCGGCCCTATCCAGAGTAACAAGACCCGTCCCATCGCCGAAAATTTCGACTGGGTGCATTCGGTAGACCGGGAAAAAATCGCCCAGCGCCTGTCCGAACAAAGGCCGGCGCATCTGCCGCCATTGAATATTTGTTTGCAAGTGAATATCAGTGGCGAAGCCAGCAAAAGCGGCGTTTTGCCATCCGAGGCGCTGGCCGTGGCGCAGGCGATTGCAGCGCTGCCCCGGCTATGCCTGCGCGGTTTGATGGCAATTCCGGAAGCGGTGGGTGATGCAGAACAACAACGTGCGCCGTTCAGGCAAATGCATGCTTTGCTTGAACAATTGCGCGCAGAGGGATTAAAACTGGATACATTATCCATGGGGATGTCCGGCGATATGGATGCAGCGATCGCCGAAGGTGCAACGATAGTGCGGATAGGCTCCGCAATTTTTGGTACAAGGGAATATGCAAAATAA
- a CDS encoding LysR substrate-binding domain-containing protein has translation MAIRLPPVHALSAFEAAARHGSFAIAAEELCITPSAFSHRIRLLEEFVGERLFLRDGRSVSLTEFGRRYLDVVRDALRSLADFPLPHRHPLAQPRVKITVPPTFARYLFLPHLADFTALYPDITIEVFLSVPLYDMALSETDLEIRFGAGKYPDTTTEKLFEEPVFPVVSPAYLEKIGGLKTPADLQKAQLLRSALEPWQAWFEVAGLDWPEPATGLRIDDLGLLLEAVRHGYGVALTRKHFAEEMIANGEVVPLFDIQLTTPQHAYYMVYEQSVRERPEVVLFMNWMMERFNMQSMT, from the coding sequence ATGGCAATAAGACTTCCACCTGTGCATGCCTTGTCCGCTTTTGAAGCCGCAGCACGCCATGGCTCGTTTGCGATTGCAGCAGAAGAGCTGTGTATTACGCCCTCGGCGTTTTCCCATCGTATCCGCCTGCTGGAAGAATTCGTCGGCGAACGCCTGTTTTTGCGTGACGGCCGCAGCGTCAGCCTGACCGAGTTTGGACGCCGCTATCTGGACGTGGTGCGCGATGCCTTGCGTTCGCTGGCCGATTTCCCCTTGCCGCATCGTCATCCGCTGGCCCAGCCGCGCGTCAAGATCACGGTTCCGCCCACCTTCGCCCGTTATCTCTTCCTGCCGCACCTGGCCGATTTCACCGCGCTGTATCCGGATATCACGATAGAGGTTTTCCTCTCGGTACCCTTGTACGACATGGCTTTGTCAGAGACCGACCTGGAGATACGCTTCGGGGCCGGCAAGTATCCGGATACCACCACCGAGAAGTTGTTTGAAGAACCGGTATTCCCGGTTGTCAGCCCGGCTTACCTGGAAAAAATCGGTGGCCTGAAAACCCCTGCCGACCTGCAAAAAGCGCAATTGCTGCGCTCCGCGCTGGAGCCATGGCAGGCGTGGTTCGAAGTGGCCGGCCTGGATTGGCCGGAGCCGGCGACCGGCCTGCGTATCGATGATCTCGGCCTGCTGCTGGAAGCGGTGCGCCACGGTTACGGCGTGGCCCTGACACGCAAGCATTTTGCCGAGGAAATGATTGCCAACGGTGAAGTGGTGCCACTGTTTGACATACAGTTGACGACGCCACAACATGCCTATTACATGGTCTATGAACAAAGTGTGCGCGAGCGCCCGGAAGTTGTATTGTTCATGAACTGGATGATGGAACGGTTTAATATGCAAAGCATGACGTAG
- a CDS encoding glutathione peroxidase encodes MSKVYDFKADSLAGAPVDLAQYRDKVLLIVNTASKCGFTPQYQGLEAVYQQFRDKGVEVLGFPCNQFGGQEPGDAETIGAFCEKNYGVNFPLFAKINVNGDDADPLFKYLKHAAPGLLGSEAIKWNFTKFLVRKDGTVFKRYAPQTKPEELVDDINKLLAE; translated from the coding sequence ATGAGCAAGGTCTATGACTTCAAGGCCGACAGCCTGGCCGGTGCACCGGTCGATCTGGCGCAATATCGCGACAAGGTGCTGCTGATCGTCAATACCGCCAGCAAATGCGGCTTCACCCCACAGTACCAGGGGCTGGAAGCGGTGTACCAGCAGTTCCGCGATAAAGGCGTGGAAGTACTGGGTTTCCCGTGTAATCAGTTCGGCGGGCAGGAACCGGGCGACGCAGAAACCATAGGCGCATTCTGTGAAAAAAACTACGGTGTGAATTTCCCGCTCTTTGCCAAGATCAATGTGAATGGCGACGACGCCGATCCTTTATTCAAATACCTGAAGCACGCGGCACCCGGCCTACTCGGCAGCGAAGCGATCAAATGGAATTTCACCAAATTCCTGGTACGCAAGGATGGCACCGTTTTCAAACGTTATGCACCGCAAACCAAACCGGAAGAATTGGTAGACGACATCAATAAACTGCTGGCGGAATAA
- the proC gene encoding pyrroline-5-carboxylate reductase: MQNNLKISFIGGGNMAAALIGGLAGKLTAAGNIHVVDINAESLAKLQQQFGVKTSSEIDATLAASDVVVLAVKPQQMKGVVAQLVPHIKGQLVLSIAAGIRAVDLSRWLKGHNAIVRTMPNTPALIGKGITGMVATEGVSKEQRAAADAIMRAVGETVWLDDEKLIDPVTAVSGSGPAYVFYFIEAMQQAAQEMGLTAEQGNALAISTFVGAAQLAAQASDPVAVLRERVTSKGGTTYAALSSMEASGVKQSIINAMKAAAARGQALGEEFGQD; the protein is encoded by the coding sequence ATGCAAAATAATTTGAAAATCAGTTTCATTGGCGGCGGCAATATGGCTGCCGCCCTGATCGGCGGGCTCGCGGGAAAATTGACTGCGGCAGGCAATATCCATGTGGTCGATATCAATGCCGAGTCGCTGGCTAAATTGCAACAGCAGTTCGGCGTCAAGACATCATCCGAGATCGATGCGACGCTGGCAGCCAGCGATGTTGTCGTGCTGGCGGTCAAGCCGCAGCAGATGAAAGGTGTGGTGGCGCAGCTGGTGCCGCATATCAAGGGGCAACTGGTGCTGTCGATTGCAGCGGGCATACGCGCGGTCGATTTGTCGCGCTGGCTGAAAGGACACAACGCGATTGTACGTACGATGCCGAATACACCAGCATTGATCGGCAAGGGCATTACCGGCATGGTTGCCACCGAAGGTGTGAGCAAGGAGCAGCGTGCAGCGGCCGATGCCATCATGCGGGCAGTGGGTGAAACGGTTTGGCTGGATGACGAGAAACTGATAGATCCGGTGACCGCGGTATCCGGTAGCGGACCGGCCTATGTGTTTTACTTTATCGAAGCGATGCAGCAGGCCGCGCAGGAAATGGGCCTGACCGCAGAGCAGGGTAATGCACTCGCTATTTCAACCTTTGTCGGCGCCGCCCAACTGGCGGCACAAGCCAGTGATCCGGTCGCGGTATTGCGTGAACGCGTGACGTCCAAGGGCGGCACGACTTACGCGGCTTTGAGCAGCATGGAAGCCAGTGGTGTTAAACAATCGATCATCAATGCAATGAAAGCAGCGGCGGCACGTGGGCAGGCGCTGGGTGAGGAATTCGGCCAGGACTAA
- the glcF gene encoding glycolate oxidase subunit GlcF — MQTNLADFIKDTREGHEADAILRSCVHCGFCTATCPTYQLLGDELDGPRGRIYLIKQVLEGKKPTAKTQLHLDRCLTCRNCETTCPSGVKYGRLIDIGRKVVEDQVPYSFSQKLKRTALKELLPRKWLFTPAMKTGQLFRPLLPQALQNKVPHRENAGSWPTRDHARKMLLLDGCVQPAMSPNINAATARVLDALGVQLVVAPKAGCCGAIRHHLNDHDGALDDMRRNIDAWWPLVQAGAEAIVMTASGCGATVKDYGHLLEADPAYAEKAAVISSLTKDLSEIMPAFEAELEGKLNGKISKRVAYHPPCTLQHGQQIRGKVEGVLRAVGVDVQLCGDSHLCCGSAGTYSVMQPELSYQLRDNKLAKLAETKAEMIVSANIGCLTHLQSGTDTPVKHWIELIDSALTATH, encoded by the coding sequence ATGCAAACCAACTTAGCCGATTTCATCAAAGATACCCGCGAAGGCCATGAGGCTGACGCGATTCTGCGCAGCTGTGTGCATTGCGGATTTTGTACCGCCACTTGCCCGACCTATCAGTTGCTGGGCGATGAGTTGGACGGCCCGCGCGGTCGTATCTATCTGATCAAGCAAGTACTGGAAGGCAAGAAGCCAACCGCGAAAACCCAGTTGCATCTGGATCGATGCCTGACTTGTCGCAATTGCGAAACCACTTGTCCATCCGGCGTGAAGTATGGTCGCCTGATCGATATCGGCCGCAAGGTGGTGGAAGACCAGGTGCCGTATTCCTTCTCGCAAAAACTGAAACGTACTGCATTGAAGGAATTGTTGCCGCGTAAATGGTTGTTCACACCGGCGATGAAAACCGGCCAGTTGTTCCGTCCGCTATTGCCGCAAGCTCTGCAAAACAAAGTACCGCACCGCGAAAATGCCGGTAGCTGGCCGACCCGTGACCATGCGCGCAAAATGCTCTTGCTTGATGGTTGCGTGCAACCTGCCATGTCGCCCAATATCAATGCCGCGACTGCGCGCGTACTCGATGCCTTGGGTGTGCAATTGGTGGTGGCACCGAAAGCCGGTTGCTGTGGTGCGATCCGTCATCATTTGAATGATCATGACGGTGCCCTGGATGATATGCGTCGCAATATCGATGCATGGTGGCCGCTGGTACAAGCCGGCGCCGAAGCGATTGTCATGACCGCTTCCGGTTGCGGTGCGACCGTCAAGGATTATGGCCATCTGCTGGAGGCAGACCCGGCCTATGCAGAAAAAGCTGCCGTGATTTCGAGCCTAACGAAAGACCTGAGTGAAATCATGCCGGCCTTTGAAGCTGAGCTGGAAGGCAAGCTCAATGGCAAGATTTCGAAACGCGTAGCCTACCATCCGCCTTGCACCTTGCAACACGGCCAGCAAATCCGTGGCAAAGTCGAGGGTGTGTTGCGTGCAGTCGGCGTTGATGTGCAGTTATGTGGCGATAGCCATCTGTGCTGCGGTTCTGCCGGTACCTATTCGGTAATGCAGCCGGAGTTGTCATATCAGTTGCGCGATAACAAACTGGCCAAGCTGGCAGAGACCAAGGCAGAGATGATTGTTTCGGCTAACATCGGTTGTCTGACGCACCTGCAATCCGGCACTGATACACCGGTCAAGCACTGGATAGAGTTGATTGATAGCGCGCTGACAGCAACACACTAA
- a CDS encoding cob(I)yrinic acid a,c-diamide adenosyltransferase has protein sequence MGNRLSKIATRTGDKGTTGLGDGSRVDKDALRIHAMGDVDELNSHLGLLLCEDLPAALREELISIQHDLFDLGGEICIPGYTLIHDEQVARLDGLLAKYNSTLPPLKEFILPAGSRAASQAHICRTVCRRAERTIVSLGKAEKINDNPRQYMNRLSDLMFVLSRVLNRYAGGGDVLWEKDRVRDIAS, from the coding sequence ATGGGTAACCGACTTTCAAAGATCGCAACACGTACCGGCGACAAGGGCACGACCGGATTGGGCGACGGCAGCCGCGTCGACAAGGATGCCTTGCGCATCCATGCAATGGGCGATGTGGATGAATTGAATTCCCACCTGGGCTTGCTGTTGTGTGAGGACTTGCCGGCGGCCCTGCGCGAGGAATTGATTTCGATACAGCACGACTTATTCGATCTGGGCGGCGAAATCTGCATCCCCGGCTACACGCTGATTCACGATGAACAAGTCGCGCGGCTGGATGGCTTGCTGGCCAAGTACAACAGTACCTTGCCGCCACTGAAGGAGTTCATCCTGCCGGCAGGCTCGCGTGCGGCGTCACAAGCGCACATTTGCCGTACCGTATGCCGGCGTGCCGAACGTACCATCGTCAGCCTCGGCAAGGCAGAAAAGATTAATGACAATCCGCGCCAGTATATGAATCGCCTGTCGGATTTGATGTTTGTCTTGTCGCGGGTATTGAACCGTTATGCCGGTGGCGGCGACGTATTATGGGAAAAGGACAGGGTCAGGGATATTGCATCCTGA
- a CDS encoding PilT/PilU family type 4a pilus ATPase: protein MERDQATKFMYDLLRLMLSKNGSDLFITADFPPAFKIDGKMTQVSNQPLTAAHTIELARAIMSDKQAAEFEATKECNFAISPGGIGRFRVSAFVQQGRVGMVVRTITTAIPSIEALGVPETLKDIVMTKRGLVIMVGATGSGKSTTLAAMIGHRNEHSFGHIITIEDPVEYVHPHKNCVITQREIGVDTDGWGVALKNTLRQAPDVIFIGEIRDRETMDYAIAFAETGHLCLATMHANSSNQALDRIVNFFPEERRQQLLMDLSLNLKAMISQRLIPLKDTKGRCVAVEIMLNSPLVSDLIFKGDVHEIKEIMKKSRELGMQTFDQALFDLYEAGKISYEDALRNADSVNDLRLSIKLNGKEAQNRDLSKGTEHLGIV, encoded by the coding sequence ATGGAACGCGATCAAGCCACTAAATTCATGTACGACTTGCTGCGCCTGATGCTGAGCAAGAACGGCTCCGATCTTTTTATCACCGCTGACTTCCCGCCTGCATTCAAGATCGACGGCAAGATGACGCAAGTCTCCAACCAGCCGCTGACCGCCGCCCATACGATTGAATTGGCACGCGCCATCATGAGCGACAAGCAGGCAGCCGAGTTCGAAGCCACCAAGGAATGCAATTTCGCGATCAGCCCCGGCGGTATCGGTCGCTTCCGTGTTTCGGCCTTTGTACAGCAAGGCCGGGTTGGCATGGTGGTACGTACCATCACCACCGCCATCCCCAGCATAGAAGCACTGGGTGTGCCGGAAACCTTGAAAGATATCGTGATGACCAAGCGCGGCCTGGTGATCATGGTTGGCGCTACCGGCTCCGGCAAATCAACTACGCTGGCGGCGATGATAGGCCACCGCAATGAACACAGCTTCGGCCACATCATCACGATCGAAGACCCGGTCGAGTACGTACACCCGCATAAAAACTGCGTCATCACGCAACGTGAAATCGGTGTCGATACCGATGGCTGGGGCGTGGCACTGAAGAACACGCTGCGTCAGGCTCCTGATGTTATTTTCATCGGTGAGATTCGTGACCGTGAAACCATGGACTATGCGATCGCCTTTGCCGAAACCGGCCACCTTTGCCTCGCCACCATGCATGCAAACAGTTCGAACCAGGCACTGGATCGTATCGTCAACTTCTTCCCGGAAGAACGTCGCCAACAGTTGTTGATGGACTTGTCGCTGAACTTGAAGGCCATGATTTCGCAGCGCCTGATCCCGCTGAAAGATACCAAGGGACGCTGTGTCGCAGTCGAGATCATGCTGAACTCGCCACTGGTTTCCGATTTGATCTTCAAGGGCGATGTACATGAAATCAAGGAAATCATGAAAAAGTCGCGCGAACTCGGCATGCAAACTTTCGATCAAGCCTTGTTCGATTTGTATGAAGCCGGAAAGATTTCTTATGAAGACGCTTTGCGCAACGCAGATTCGGTCAACGATTTGCGCCTGTCAATCAAGCTCAATGGCAAGGAAGCGCAGAATCGTGATTTGAGCAAAGGTACCGAACACCTGGGGATAGTATGA
- the glcE gene encoding glycolate oxidase subunit GlcE, whose protein sequence is MEQVIEQFKERILAAASNKQPLRIRGGGTKDWYGQTPVGELLDTRAYSGVVAYDPTELVITVRSGTPLAEVEAILAEQNQMLAFEPPHFGPGATIGGMVASGLSGPGRVAVGATRDFVLGAVLMDGKGESLHFGGQVMKNVAGYDVSRMLAGSLGTLGLLLELSVKVLPKPYAQTSLRLEMDEKDAIRRLNEWGGQPLPISASAWCDGALMVRLSGAKAALAAAQQTIGGEEVDGDDFWIAMREQSNEFFTQSDVLWRLSVPSTTAPIALNGQQLIEWGGAQRWLRSNESAETIRTAAALAGGHATLFRGGDKAVGVFHPLPPALGRIHQNMKNNFDPDGIFNPGRMYAQY, encoded by the coding sequence ATGGAACAGGTAATCGAACAATTTAAAGAGCGCATCCTCGCTGCCGCCAGCAATAAGCAGCCTTTGCGCATACGTGGTGGCGGTACCAAGGATTGGTATGGCCAGACTCCGGTGGGCGAGTTGCTGGATACGCGTGCCTATAGCGGTGTAGTGGCTTACGACCCGACCGAACTGGTCATTACTGTGCGTAGCGGTACGCCATTGGCCGAAGTTGAAGCCATCCTCGCCGAACAAAACCAGATGCTGGCTTTCGAGCCACCGCATTTCGGTCCGGGTGCAACAATCGGCGGCATGGTAGCCAGCGGCTTGTCCGGTCCGGGCCGTGTTGCGGTCGGTGCCACGCGTGACTTCGTGCTGGGTGCGGTGCTGATGGATGGCAAGGGTGAGTCCCTGCACTTCGGCGGGCAGGTGATGAAGAACGTCGCCGGCTACGATGTATCGCGCATGCTGGCCGGTTCCCTCGGCACCCTGGGTTTGTTGCTGGAATTATCGGTCAAGGTATTGCCGAAGCCCTACGCGCAAACCAGCTTGCGCCTCGAAATGGATGAGAAGGATGCGATTCGCCGTTTGAATGAGTGGGGTGGCCAGCCTTTGCCTATCTCCGCCAGTGCCTGGTGCGACGGTGCGCTGATGGTGCGTTTGTCCGGTGCGAAAGCGGCGCTGGCGGCGGCGCAGCAAACCATAGGCGGCGAAGAAGTCGATGGCGATGATTTCTGGATCGCGATGCGTGAGCAGAGCAATGAATTCTTTACACAATCGGATGTACTGTGGCGTTTGTCCGTACCGTCGACGACTGCGCCGATCGCGCTGAATGGACAGCAACTGATCGAATGGGGCGGCGCACAGCGCTGGCTGCGTAGCAATGAAAGTGCGGAGACCATACGTACCGCGGCCGCACTGGCCGGCGGTCATGCGACCTTGTTCCGCGGCGGTGACAAAGCGGTAGGTGTATTCCATCCGCTGCCACCGGCGCTGGGTCGTATCCACCAAAACATGAAAAACAATTTTGACCCTGACGGTATTTTCAATCCGGGTCGTATGTATGCGCAGTATTAA
- a CDS encoding FAD-linked oxidase C-terminal domain-containing protein, with amino-acid sequence MNTTSAPPFTAAYQRTVVDALRAVLPERCVLFNEEDTRPYECDGLAAYAQLPMVVVLPDTEEQVIAALKVCNALKVPIVPRGAGTGLSGGALPIADGIVLSTARLNKIVKVDAYARTAVVQPGVRNLAISEAVAPLGLYYAPDPSSQIACTIGGNVAENSGGVHCLKYGLTVHNVMRVRVVTIEGDVIELGNAALDAPGLDLLSVFIGSEGMLGMVTEVTVKLIPKPKLARVILASFDDVVKGGNAVASVIAAGIIPAGLEMMDKTSSRMVEPFVKAGYDIDAEAILLCESDGIPEEVDEEIARMTEVLKHSGATAIAVSQNEAERLRFWSGRKNAFPAAGRISPDYYCIDGTIPRRSLADVLLGIAQMEVKYGLRCANVFHAGDGNLHPLILFDANQEGEFHRAELFGAEILEMCVAVGGTITGEHGVGLEKINQMCVQFSRAEIDAFLAVKRAFDPVSLLNPTKAIPTLQRCAEYGKMHVKRGMLKFPDLPRF; translated from the coding sequence ATGAATACAACTTCGGCACCTCCATTTACAGCGGCGTACCAGCGCACGGTAGTGGACGCATTGCGTGCCGTACTCCCGGAACGTTGCGTACTCTTCAATGAAGAAGATACGCGACCTTACGAGTGCGACGGCCTGGCAGCCTATGCCCAATTGCCTATGGTGGTGGTCTTGCCCGACACTGAAGAGCAAGTCATTGCCGCCCTCAAGGTGTGTAATGCACTCAAAGTACCCATCGTGCCGCGCGGTGCCGGTACCGGTTTATCCGGCGGCGCCTTGCCGATCGCCGATGGCATCGTCCTCTCGACTGCCCGCCTCAATAAAATTGTTAAAGTCGATGCCTATGCGCGTACTGCCGTGGTGCAGCCGGGCGTACGCAATCTGGCTATCTCCGAAGCGGTAGCGCCGCTCGGCCTGTACTACGCTCCCGATCCTTCTTCGCAAATCGCCTGCACCATAGGCGGCAACGTCGCGGAAAACTCCGGCGGCGTGCATTGCCTCAAATACGGCCTGACCGTGCATAACGTGATGCGCGTGCGGGTCGTCACGATAGAGGGCGATGTAATCGAACTCGGCAACGCCGCACTGGATGCGCCGGGGCTGGATTTGCTGTCGGTCTTCATCGGTTCGGAAGGCATGCTTGGCATGGTCACCGAGGTCACGGTCAAGCTGATCCCAAAACCGAAACTGGCACGGGTGATCCTGGCGTCCTTCGATGACGTGGTCAAAGGCGGTAATGCCGTTGCCAGCGTGATTGCCGCCGGCATCATTCCGGCCGGGCTGGAAATGATGGACAAGACTTCCTCGCGCATGGTCGAGCCTTTCGTCAAGGCCGGTTACGACATTGATGCCGAAGCGATCCTGCTGTGCGAATCGGATGGCATACCGGAAGAAGTTGACGAAGAAATCGCCCGCATGACCGAAGTGCTCAAGCATTCAGGCGCGACCGCGATTGCGGTGTCACAAAACGAAGCCGAGCGCCTGCGTTTTTGGTCGGGGCGCAAGAATGCCTTCCCGGCAGCCGGACGTATCTCGCCCGATTACTACTGTATCGACGGCACCATCCCGCGCCGCAGCCTGGCAGATGTATTGCTCGGCATCGCGCAAATGGAAGTCAAATACGGTCTGCGTTGCGCCAATGTATTCCACGCTGGCGATGGTAATTTGCATCCCCTGATTTTGTTCGACGCCAACCAGGAAGGTGAATTCCACCGTGCCGAATTGTTTGGTGCGGAAATCCTGGAGATGTGCGTTGCCGTCGGCGGCACCATTACTGGCGAACACGGTGTCGGTCTGGAAAAAATCAACCAGATGTGCGTGCAGTTTTCGCGTGCCGAAATCGATGCTTTCCTGGCAGTCAAACGTGCCTTCGATCCGGTCTCTTTGCTGAATCCGACCAAGGCAATTCCAACGCTGCAGCGCTGTGCCGAGTACGGCAAGATGCACGTCAAACGCGGGATGCTGAAGTTTCCCGATTTGCCGCGTTTTTAA
- a CDS encoding type IV pilus twitching motility protein PilT, which produces MDISELLAFSVKNKASDLHLSAGLPPMIRVHGDVRRINLPPLEHKDVHGMIYDIMNDGQRKVYEERLEIDFSFAIPGLARFRVNAFNQDRGAAAVLRTIPSKILSLEDLNAPKIFADLALKPRGLVLVTGPTGSGKSTTLAAMVNHVNENEYAHILTIEDPIEFVHDSKKCLINQREVGPHTHSFENALRSALREDPDVVLVGELRDLETIRLALSAAETGHLVFGTLHTSSAAKTIDRIIDVFPGDEKEMVRAMLSESLQAVISQTLLKTKDGSGRVAAHEIMLGTPAIRNLIREAKIAQMYSAIQTGSNVGMQTLDANLTELVKRNVISNAAARSAAKTPDNFPG; this is translated from the coding sequence ATGGACATTTCAGAACTACTCGCGTTCTCCGTCAAGAATAAAGCATCCGATCTGCATTTATCAGCCGGCCTGCCGCCCATGATTCGCGTCCACGGCGATGTCCGCCGCATCAATTTGCCGCCACTGGAGCACAAGGATGTGCACGGCATGATTTATGACATCATGAACGATGGCCAGCGCAAAGTGTATGAAGAACGGCTGGAAATCGACTTTTCCTTCGCCATTCCCGGCCTGGCCCGCTTCCGTGTCAATGCCTTCAACCAGGATCGTGGTGCCGCCGCCGTACTGCGTACCATCCCATCCAAAATCCTGAGCCTGGAAGATTTGAATGCGCCCAAGATCTTTGCCGACCTCGCATTGAAACCACGCGGCCTGGTACTGGTTACCGGCCCGACCGGCTCCGGCAAATCGACCACATTGGCGGCGATGGTCAATCACGTCAATGAAAACGAATACGCGCACATCCTGACCATCGAAGACCCGATTGAGTTCGTGCACGATTCCAAGAAATGCCTGATCAACCAACGCGAAGTCGGTCCGCATACGCACTCATTCGAAAACGCCTTGCGCTCGGCGCTGCGTGAAGATCCGGACGTGGTGCTGGTGGGCGAATTGCGCGACCTGGAAACCATACGCCTGGCATTGTCGGCGGCAGAAACCGGCCACCTGGTGTTCGGCACCCTGCATACCTCATCCGCGGCCAAGACCATAGACCGTATCATCGACGTTTTCCCCGGCGATGAAAAGGAAATGGTCCGCGCGATGCTGTCCGAATCGCTGCAAGCCGTCATTTCGCAAACGCTGCTCAAGACCAAGGACGGCAGCGGTCGCGTCGCCGCGCATGAAATCATGCTGGGTACACCGGCAATCCGCAACCTCATCCGCGAAGCAAAAATTGCACAGATGTATTCAGCCATCCAGACCGGTTCGAATGTCGGCATGCAAACGCTGGACGCCAATCTGACCGAGCTCGTCAAGCGCAATGTCATTTCGAACGCAGCCGCGCGCTCCGCCGCGAAAACGCCGGATAATTTCCCTGGATGA
- the folE2 gene encoding GTP cyclohydrolase FolE2 has product MNTRDPGLAAIPDVQATPDTRRIAIQRVGVKGVRYPLTVKTLSGVQPSVGTWNMYVHLAEEQKGTHMSRFIALLEENTQALDVNVFGGMIRKMLALLEADAGRIEVSFPYFINKTAPVSGVQSLMDYEVGFNGEIKNGKLEITLKVLVPVTSLCPCSKKISAYGAHNQRSHITVQALLADDLVVEELIAQIEAQASCELFGLLKRPDEKYVTERAYDNPKFVEDLVRDVAVMLNNEARVLAYTLEAENFESIHNHSAYALIELDKRLA; this is encoded by the coding sequence TCCTGATACCCGTCGCATTGCAATCCAGCGCGTCGGCGTCAAAGGCGTGCGTTATCCATTGACGGTGAAAACCCTGTCCGGCGTGCAGCCCTCGGTTGGAACCTGGAATATGTATGTGCATCTGGCGGAAGAGCAAAAGGGCACGCATATGTCGCGCTTCATTGCGCTGCTGGAAGAGAATACGCAGGCACTGGATGTCAATGTGTTCGGCGGGATGATACGCAAGATGCTGGCCTTGCTGGAAGCCGATGCCGGTCGCATTGAAGTGTCTTTCCCTTACTTCATCAATAAAACCGCACCGGTATCCGGCGTGCAAAGCCTGATGGATTATGAAGTCGGTTTTAACGGTGAGATCAAAAACGGCAAGCTGGAAATTACCCTGAAGGTATTGGTGCCGGTCACCAGCCTGTGCCCTTGCTCGAAAAAGATTTCCGCCTACGGTGCACACAACCAGCGCTCGCACATCACGGTGCAGGCTTTGCTGGCTGATGATCTGGTGGTGGAAGAGTTGATCGCGCAAATCGAAGCGCAGGCATCATGTGAGTTGTTTGGTTTGCTGAAACGCCCGGATGAAAAGTATGTGACCGAGCGCGCTTACGACAATCCGAAATTTGTCGAGGACCTGGTGCGTGATGTGGCGGTGATGTTAAACAATGAAGCGCGCGTGCTGGCTTATACGCTGGAAGCGGAAAACTTTGAGTCTATCCATAATCACTCGGCGTATGCCTTGATTGAATTGGATAAACGCCTGGCTTGA